Part of the Pseudobdellovibrionaceae bacterium genome is shown below.
AAAAAGCTTAAACGATTTTGGGCCTTTTTTATAGACTGGCTTGAAAGTTCATAGATATCGGCAATTTCGCCAGCAAATTCATTGTTTTGATTAAACTTGGTCGTCAGAATATGTTTTTCAGTCTGCAGGCCTCTATAACGGGCAAGATATTCTTTTAAATATAAATCCCGATGAAAGTTTCTAGGCAGGTAATGAACATCGCTGCCTAGGTTTTCCCATTTAAGGTCAACATTTGAAAAAATGCTTGAAAATTTATCCCAACTTCGGTTCTTGCCCGTGTTTGCTAAATCTTGAAGAGAGGCAATGCGATCTCTTAAAAGAGACTTAAATTCACCTAAAGTTTGAGAGGCGCCGGCGTAGTTGCAAATCTTAAGTTGAGCGAAACTCTGTAGAAAATAAGGTTCGGCGCCCACTTGCGGTGTGAAAACGGGGGCTAAAACAGTTTTTAACTGTGCCAATGTCTTATCGGGTTCATCCAATCGCAAATAAGCCCAGGCCTTTTCCTCTAGAGATTCAAGCCAATAATCCGAAGACTTCTTCACTTTGTCATACTCGTAAATGGCTTTTTGAAGCTGACCTGATTGATAGTAGCCACGAGCCTGAGTCATATGAAGAAGATCAAAATCAATGATCGTAGGGTCAAGATCTTGGGCGTGATTGAGGTGCCAGTGGGCCTCAGCCTCTTGGTTGATAAGAGTTTTAGCTAAAGCCAATTGCCAATGAAGCCAGGCTTTTTGCGAAGAATTCAATTGAGTGCTCTGGATCTTCTTTTCAAACTGTCGAACATCCCGTGCTGTGGGAAGAAAGAAGTGTCCACTGAGCGACTGAGCACCCCAGCCCTTTAAATGTGGAAATACGAGGCTCCATTTCTTTGCAGTCCGAGAAGTAACAAATGAAAAGCCCGCGTGATCGCGAGGGATGGTGTTTGTTAATATTTCGCGAAGACGTGGCGATATTTTCTGAGGTTGAGCTATTGAAAATAGTTTGTGGGTGGCTGAAACCTCAAGGGCATTTTTGTAGAGTACAATTGAATACATAGCCACACCATCGGCAGTGCGTGAAAATCGTGACTTGCCGAAACTCGATGGCCAGAGTTTAAGGGCTTGGGGATACTCACCTTTGTTCATGTGCGTGAGCACTTGTTTTTGTGTTTCTGTTTGCGGAAACACAAAATCAAAGTTTGCTGCCAGTGAGCTGATAGAAACAAATATCAACAAGCTAGAAATTGCAGCATTCGCTTTTAGCCAGTGGTTCATAACAAAAACCCCAACGTGGCCGTCAATACACCGGAATGAACGGGACGGGCTGTGCCATAGACGGACTCTTGATAGTTTTCATACCGCGCTTCAAACCGAGAAGAAATGTGTTGAGACATCCACATGCCCACACCCGCACCTACAGTCAGGGCCGAAGTGGAACCTGAAGCCAAATTCATTTGCCCGCCACCAACGAGGCCGTAAATATCAAATTGGGTGACGGCCACATCAAACAAATTCAACTTTCCATAAATAGGATACCAGTTCAAAACAACCATGGTGCTATCAATGCGATAATCAAAAGCCGGAGCCGTATAAATGTCGTTAGCGAGATCTCTGGCGGCGGCCTGTTCCACGCGATATATGCCTTCAGAGTTTAACTGGTTGTAGCTTTTTGAATAGCGCACACCCATGGACCAGCGGGGAGTGATGTGAAAATCAATATTGGCACCAAGGTTTTGTGTATCTAAGTAACTGCTGGCTGAGGTGACAAGGGCACCAGACACACCGAGCTCAAACCGAAGTGATCGGTCTACAATACGGTTTTGGACGATACGAGTGCGGTTTTTTGTATCATAATACTTAGCGCGTTCAATGAGGGATTTGTTGCCGCCCAAAGAGTCCAAATCTTTTAACAGATTCACGTCTTTGGCCGAAGCCGTGGAGGCAAAAAACAAAACCAATAATGTGAGTTTAATGTTTAGATTTTTCATGATTAGGCTCCTTGCCCCGCAGCCGCACAAAGGCTGTTGTCAATTTCAAAGGCCTTTTTCACCGACGAATGGGCCTCGCTGTCAGTAGTGTTTTTTGCTTTGATTTCAACGGTTTCTTTATGATTCTTTTTGCCGCAAAGGGGTTTAAAGGCCACCACACATTCAACTTGCGAGGCCTGCGAGCCAGCCTTACAGGCTGTTTCAGGAGCGTGCATTTTTTCCCCAAGCTTCGCGAATTGCTGGATGGACTCCTCTAAAACTTCAACCTGTCCTCGACCATCTGGAGCGTAGGCGGAGAAGGTGATCACATTGAGTGCGCCTGCAAATAGTTTTATAGTCTCTTTTCCCGAGGCGAAGGAGAATACGGGCTTTTTCGGAGCAAACTTGATTTCAAGCTTTATCAATTCTTCCGGGCTGCTGGTTCCGGCAGAGGGGTTAAATGCCTTTACTAGAAATCGCGAAATCAATGAGGCTGCTTTTGGGTCTTTTTGGCAAGTGCGATCGTTCAATTGGGTGGGAACGGACTGCGCATTGGTGTCGACCGTGTAGCTGAAAACCCACGATTGAGTGTCTTCACTCCAAATGGGGTTGTTGTTTGATGGGTATATAAAAGACGCGCCATTGGCCACACATTTTTGGCCAGTGCCCATAACTACCACACGGGGTTTGTTTTGGGCGTGGGTGCCAGGTGCTTTTACATTCACCTGAAATGCGCTCTGATCACCTTCGTTAACCGTGATATGGGAGGTGGACAATTCAACAACTGGCGGTTTGTCAGATCGACGTACACTTATGGGGATTCGACGGCGCTTGTCTAGCCTCGAGATAAGCGCTTCAGCAGATCGATTTTTTTGTTCATCAACATCATGGTATCCCGTTGGAACAAGTTCCACTTCGATTTCGTGTTGTCGGTCGTATTGACCTGGATCTATGAAGTTTGTATTTGGTTTCCAAGTCAGATTCCAAGTGTTGGGAGTTGTTGGATCAGCTTGAAAGACGGCGCCTGCTGGTAAATAGAAGGCTTTTAGGTTAAAACTCACTTGATCGTAAATGTAGGCTCGGATCTTAAATGTGGATTCTTCGCCCTCGACAAAGTTAATGTCGTTATCAGGTATCACTTGCATGTAATCGGAGCCCACGGTGGCTTGTGGCATTTTTTCAGCAGTTTGTTCAGCCACGAGGTCTGGGTAGAAGTCGTAGTCTTTTACGGGATTTGAACCGCTATCAGTGCAGCCCACCACCGCAAGTAAGGTAGTCAGTGTAAATATATAGTTAATTGAGGCTTTCATTCGACTTTCTCCTTTTAACCCTGGCTCACTCGTTTAAATGTGAACGGGTATTCCACTTTCACATTGACGTCGCCAACCGGCTTTGGAAACTTCCAAGATCTTAACTTTTGAACAATGCAGTTTTCTACAGTGCTTGAACCAACACTTGTTTGTGACACTCTTGCGGTACTCACGTAGCCTTGAGTGCCGATTACGAATTTGACATCAATTCGTCCCTTAAGGCTGGGCTTCACTTGTAGGCCCTTTTCATAACAATAGACGATTTGTCCTTGGTGGCGGCGAATGACCTCAGCCACTTGGTCGCGATCTAGCCCTCCGTAAACAGAGGCCATTTCTTCAAGGGGCTGTACGTATTGGCTGGAGGCGCCGCTAAGGCTGATTCGGCCATAGCCGGATTTTCCGCCGCCTTGTCCTTTGGTTCCGTAACCACCAGCGCCGTAGGCTTTACTTCCTGGTCCCACATTGGTGGCAACAAGACCCTTACTATAGATACTGGTCTGACTGCCGCCGCTGCCCTGACGGCCACCGCGGCCCACGCCAGATGTGGCGTTGGCAGCGCCAAGATTGATGCCACCCTTAGCTTTTCCGGTGGTGAGCTGCCCCAAAACATCGAGGGCACCCATGCTAGAAATATTTTGTTTTTTGTTTTTCGATACCGATTTTTTGGCCGTTCGAATCACTCGCCGTGTTGTCTTTTTTGTCACTTTATTTTTGGCAATAGGTCTTTGTGTGCGAACCACTTTTTCAGGGCTTAGATCCACTGTAGGTGCTTCAGGGCGTTGTTTGAAGATTGTCACCACTTGCGGTTCGTCCGTTTGTTTTTTGCTGGGCGAAAAATAGGCAAACAATAAAAAGATCAGCAACAGAGTCATATGGCCCAATGCTGTGTAACGTAAGATTTCTTTAAAGCGAGAGTTATTCTCCGGAGCAAGAGAGATGTCTTTTGAAAGCGTTTGCACGGTGGCCACTTTTCTTAGATAACCCACGCCAGCCACAGGAACGGAATTTTCGGCACCTAGGGTTTTTTGCGAAATCTTTGAAAGCAATTGATAGCTGACATCGTTGTTATCTAGCTCTGTGGTGTCGGCCAGTAATTCCACTCTTTTTGAGTCCAGGCGGTAAACTAAAGCGGCTTGTTCGGTGTGCATTTCATAAGTGCGCACGGTTTGACCACTTAGATTTTGTAGCGCTAAAAGCGTCGGTTTTGCCGTTGAGCGGTTGTTTTTCATTTTCGCACCACGTCTTTCTTGATTCTATCTTTAAAGTCGAGACGCATGCCGAGAAGTTCCTCTAACAGCTTGTCGTCTTCAACTTCAGCCAGGGCTTCATCTCGAACTTTATATTTTCCTCGTAAGCTCATTTCGTGAAATTTCATCTCTGTCTGTAGCTTTTCTTGGGCTGTCTTTCTTGAAGTGGATTTCTTTTTCTGTGTTGATGCGAGGACAGGCATAGTTAAAGTCAATGTTAAAAGAAAAGATATTACTTGTCTCATTTTTGCCTCCCATCCAAGGGATTAGCCCGGGCCTGTATTCCGTGCTCCAAAGATTGACCTTCGTCGTTGTTTTTGATCGCTGACAGTATTGCCTGCCGCTTGAAAAACGGTGCATATTTAGCGAGTTCTTGCATTTCTGGTTTCATAAGGTTCTTAATGGGGCGTGGGGAGCTTTTATAATTCTCAATCACGGCTTCAAATGTAGATTGATTGTTCCAAAACTGGTCGAGTTTTTTTCGAATGGAGTCATTGGTCGTTTTAAAGGGTTGAGCCTGTTGTGCAAGGAGGCCCTTATATTTGGCATTTTCATCGTCAGAAAGTCCTCGAGGCACCGGCAGTTGTTCAATGATTTCAGCAAGTCGATTGTTTTGCTCAGCGAGTTTATTTAATGCAATAATCTGTAGGATCCAGTCATTGAGGGCAATAATCTTATTTGTTTCGGTCTCAAGATCTTTCAAAAGATCAATATGTTGTTTAAGGGTCTTTTTCAAAAGATAGTCGCTCTTTGTTGATACTCGGTGACTTTCTATTCGACGGGATTTGGCAACAAGCGAAGGCCTGACCAGTTGACGTTGCAATGACCGACCGGCGGCATATCGGGTGACACCCGGTTGTTTTATTATAAGTTCAGCAGAAACTTGATTTCGATATTTTGCATAAACTTCAAGCGCCAGGCGGCCCAAGAGCTCAGGAGTTTTCTTTAGTGAGCTCAATTCTTTTTTCAATTCATTCCAAGGATAACGACTCTTCAAGATGAGATGGGCGCGGGCTTGATTGGCTTTTTCATAACTATTTGTATATTTAATAAAGTCTAGGTAATGCTTTTTAGAGTTTATATTTGCAAGGTCAGCCAGCAGTGCCAGTTGAAGTGATTTTTGTTCAGGGTTCAACGCTGGGTCATTGATTTTTTTTGCCAATTGGTAAGCACGCCTGAAACGCTTTTGCTTTTGTGCAACAATCAGCTGCTGTTTCTGGGCCCAAAGGTGGTCATTTTTACTTAGCCCTTTAAGGCTTAATAGTCCACTCGCGGCGTCGTTAACTTCGTTAAGTTGATCCAGTTTGAGAGCCAATAGCGTCTTGTTTTTGTAGTAGGCAATCTTTTCTTTGTCGCTTGAACCCTGCAAAGAAACCTTTGCTAGGTGCGATTGGGCCTCTTTGTATTCACTTTTTTCCGATTTTTCGTCATTGAGTTTTACGGCAACCAGGTTGAGTCGCGATTTTCTGGCAATACTTCTAAACTCAAGTGCGGCAGCTGGGAAAACGCGACTAAACTGATCGGCCCATTCAGAAAGAGTGTCTTCTTTTTTCAGAGCGGCCAGGGAGTCTAGGGCGAGATCGGCTGATTTCTTTTTAAGTGGGGAAGAACCCAATTTGGTATCTACTGCTAACTTATAAAATTTGTCTGCAGCCGTTTTGTAGTCACGCTTTTCATAATCCATGTAAGCCAGCTGGTAAGACACTTCAAACTGCTTCTCTTTTTTAGTGCTGTGTTTCAGGTAGTTTTCGTAGGCTTGGGTTTTTAATTTAGAGTCTTTTGACGCTTCAGCCATTTCTACTTCGCCAAGTAGCGAGCCTTCAGCGATGTTCTTGATTTTCACTGAATCAGAGTTATCTGACAGTAGCTGGCGAGCGAGGTCTGAGGTCTGGCGAAAAAACTGAGCGCTCTGGGCGTAATCGCGTCGTTTTTTAGCTGTTTGAGCGGCCCAGTAAATCATATCGATATCTTTGGGAAAGGTTTTTGTGAAAAGTTCGTACGCTTTAACTAAATAGGGTGATGGTTTGTTTTTGCGGCGCTGGTTCCAATCAATGATTGTCTGGCGAAATTGATCTTGAAGCTCTTTGCATTCATCAGCGTCTAGTTGGCAGCCTGTTTTCTGCCAAATTTGAGCGGCCTCAGTCATGTCGCCGAGAGCGGATTGTTCTCTATTCAAAACCAGTTGCACTTTGGCCACATATACGAGGGCTTTGAGTTTTCTAGATGTGTGAGGTTGATTCTCGAGATAATATCTCCAGGCGATTAAAGACGAAGGGGTTTTGCCAAGGCGTTCGAGCTCTTCGGCTAAATAAGAGACATTGTCAAGCTTGTGGTCTTCGGGGCTAAGATTGAAAAGTTGCACCACATCGTTTTTGGTCACAGGCGTTTGGGCTAAGAACGTGGCCAGGTCTCGGGCCGCATCCATGTGAATGGATTCATCAACTTCTAGCCCACTTGAGGTGCTGCGCGAAAGGTAACTTTCTGACTGCAGAATTTTCGTTTGCCAGTTGACGGCTGATTTTGCATCGCCAAGGTTGAAGTAGCACCAGGCAATCTTTGAGGCCGTGTAGCCTGCAGAATCAATATTGAAACTCAAGGCCTTTGTGAATAGAGTTTTTGCTGTACCAAATTGACCATCTTTGTAGTGAAGGTCGCCTAGTCCCACGTGAGCCAGGCCATTGATGTCTTTTGTCAGTTTTTGAACTTTGCCTGAAATAATGTTTTGGTAAAGGTTCTTGGCTTTAGCAAGTTGATCAGTGACCTCATAAAGGTGAGCCATTTGCAAAAGCATTCGTCCTCGGTGTTCGATAAGCGAGGGTTCTTCAAAAATTTGGTTGTAATAATTAAGAGATTTTATTCTGTCTCTATAAGGGGATGGGCAGTCTTTACATTGGTTATCTTCTTTTTCTAAGAGAACTCGGCGGGCGCGCTCAGCATACAAATCAGCCAGTCGAAGTTTGATGCCAAATCGAGAAACGTCAGAAAGCTTGGCTTTACTGTTTACGCCTTCAAGTTTCTCAATAAGCACTCCATAGGTTTGAGAATCCATGGTGGTTTTAGCCCACGCGGGAAAGGTCGATCCTATAAAAAGTGCGATTATCAAAAAGCGTTTCATAGCGCCCGCTCTCCCTGAATAACCGCAAATCGCAGTTTTTCTACGCCCGACTGGGCGGCCATCATAATGACGGGGTTAATAGCGGAGAAACCAGTTTTGCGATCTGCCTGAATGACAACGCTGGGTGCTTCTTTTGTAGTGTCTAGGGCTTTCAAATTGATTAATTTGTCGAGAAGTTGTTTTTGGCTGATACGCTCACCATCGACCACGTAATGATTGTCTACAATTTGCACAACCAAACCAGAAGTAGCTATTTCGGATTGAGAAGCAAGGGGGAGCTGGATTCTGTCGGGAGTGGGCATTTCGGATGCCGAGTTGGTGTTTACCAACAAATAAATAACGAGAATAGAAAACGCGTCAACAAGGGAGGTCAGTATGAGGGAAGCGGCAATCGTCTTTTTCGCAGATTTTTGTGAGCCAGCCAACGTGGAACGGGATACTGACGAAGAGGATTGAATTTGTTGATTTAAATAACTACGTCCTAATGCCATTTTCCTTACCTCATCTTAAAGAGGGGCTATCCCTACATCAGTTATGCCTGTGGCCTTAAGTTGGTCTATAAGGTGAATGACGCTGTCGTATTCTGTGTTGGCGCTAGGGAGGATCAGTGCTGTTTTAAGGCCGGTGATTCTTCGAGTGACATTTGCAATGTGTTGGCTGATTGAATTCCAGTTGGGCTGACCATCAACACCGCGAAAGTTCTTTTGTCGAAGGCTTTGGTTAGCCTTCGCCACGTCTTTTAATCTTAATGAGACGCGGCCGCTTTCTCTAATTTCAATCCAAAGTGTGGGCTGGAGCGAACGTTCTACCTGTGTTTGCCCACCAAAAGCTTGAGCTATATCAAGAGTCCCGATGTTTACCCATACTGTAGTCAAAAGAAGCATACAGATCAGGACGGCTAGGAGTGAAATCACCGGGAGTAGGTTTAATTCAAAATTTAGATCGCGACCGTTGATTTTCATGGCTTACTTACCTTTTACAGCCTTGGTTTTTTTGTTTTCGATAATGTCAAAGTTAAAGCTGAGCCAGTTGTAGATCTTTGTAGAACCTTGATTTAAATCTTCAGCCAGTTCATTGGCGCGGTTTTGGAGGACGGCAAACATAATCAGCGCAGGTATAGCCATTATCAATCCGTAGGCCGTCGTGCTCATGGCCATTGAAATACCTTGGCTAAGCATGGCCGCTTTTTCTACGGGGTTTTGATCAACCACACCAGAGAAGGCTTTAATAAGACCGACGATGGTTCCTAATAGGCCGAGCAGTGTTCCCACGTTTCCAAGCATGGCGAGAAATCCAGTACGCTTTTCGAGGCGAGCATTTTCGTGAGCCAGTACTTCATCCATTTTAGCTTGGATTTCGTTTCGGCCGCCCATATTTTTAGCGGCTTCAATGCCGGCTTGAGCCACATTGGCGATGGCGTGACGGGGGGCTATTCGAGCAATTTTGCGCAGAGTATTTTCGATATTACCGGCTTTAATGTCGCGCTCTAATCCATTTGCAATTTTCTTTTGTTTGGGAGCTCTTACTATATAAAGAGCATAAATTCTCTCAGCTATGATTGCGATCGACACAATTTGCACAGCGAGTATTAACCACATCCAAATGCCGCCTTGACTAAAAGCAGAGCCAATTGCAGCTATTGATTCACTAAACGATCCAGAGCTCATAAGGTTTCTCCTTCATTAGTAGCCCGAAAAAGACAATCTCCATGAAGCAGTAGAGCAAGGCCAATGCCTGGCTGGAAGTCAGTTGTGTTCGATTTCACGCTAGCCGTGGCTGAATATTGTTCGAAACAGTGACAATAAATGTCGTTTTCTCAAATTATTCGAAAAACTGAGTAATGCCTTTGCAAGGGGCCAGATCTGACGGTTTTTGAGAAATTTGAGATCACTGTGGCTGTGGTAATTGTTTTGTCATCTCAGTCGGTTAGGTCAATTTTCGACAAATCAAGACGTTGGTACTGGAGTTGCTACATATATAGACAAAGGGCTTAGGGGGGAATCATGAATTCGATAAAGTGGTCAAGGGCCGTAAGTGGTCTGGCGCTGACATTTATATTAGGAGCTTGTTCAGAGGTGAGCTTTTCGCCAGCTCCTCCAAAAGAGGGGCCGTCGACACTTGAGGACTCCACTCCCGATTCTGGGGGGCTTGGCTCAATTAGTGGCGAGATTCTTGAGGCCTTTAACCAAAGGTCGGTGGTTCGCAAAGTCGATTTATTAGTCATCGTAGATAACTCTCTTTCCATGGCCGAAGAACAATCGCGGCTGGGCGCTAGAATTCAAAGCTTTCTAAATCATTTGGGTAGGGTGGACTGGCAATTGGCTGTGACCACAACCGATGTCAGTACTGGTCCGTATGGGTTAAAAGGATCACTTCTCACAATGGCAGGCACCTCAAGTATGATTCTTAATAAGAATGTGCCCAATTATGAGCAGGTCTTTTTGGATACAGTGGTGCGCTCTGAAACATTGAACTGCGTGGGATCGTGTCCATCAGCTGACGAGCAAGCTCTGCGGGCGGCAATTATGGCGATGGACAAAAGAAATACTGATAACCGTGGTTTTTTTCGAGATGACGCGGACCTAGGGCTTTTGATTCTCTCTGACGAGGATGAGATGAGTACGGGTCCTGCTTTGGCAACCAAGCCAGAAGCTGTACTCGACCATTTTCGCAACATTTGGGGCGATTCTAAAGATCTCTACACCTACGGGATCATTACACTACCTGGGGATGTGAATTGTCTTGGTGCTCAAGGTAGAGATGCGTCCTACGGCACCCATGTGTCAGATCTATCAGACTTAACAGGT
Proteins encoded:
- a CDS encoding outer membrane beta-barrel domain-containing protein yields the protein MKNLNIKLTLLVLFFASTASAKDVNLLKDLDSLGGNKSLIERAKYYDTKNRTRIVQNRIVDRSLRFELGVSGALVTSASSYLDTQNLGANIDFHITPRWSMGVRYSKSYNQLNSEGIYRVEQAAARDLANDIYTAPAFDYRIDSTMVVLNWYPIYGKLNLFDVAVTQFDIYGLVGGGQMNLASGSTSALTVGAGVGMWMSQHISSRFEARYENYQESVYGTARPVHSGVLTATLGFLL
- a CDS encoding AgmX/PglI C-terminal domain-containing protein translates to MKNNRSTAKPTLLALQNLSGQTVRTYEMHTEQAALVYRLDSKRVELLADTTELDNNDVSYQLLSKISQKTLGAENSVPVAGVGYLRKVATVQTLSKDISLAPENNSRFKEILRYTALGHMTLLLIFLLFAYFSPSKKQTDEPQVVTIFKQRPEAPTVDLSPEKVVRTQRPIAKNKVTKKTTRRVIRTAKKSVSKNKKQNISSMGALDVLGQLTTGKAKGGINLGAANATSGVGRGGRQGSGGSQTSIYSKGLVATNVGPGSKAYGAGGYGTKGQGGGKSGYGRISLSGASSQYVQPLEEMASVYGGLDRDQVAEVIRRHQGQIVYCYEKGLQVKPSLKGRIDVKFVIGTQGYVSTARVSQTSVGSSTVENCIVQKLRSWKFPKPVGDVNVKVEYPFTFKRVSQG
- a CDS encoding biopolymer transporter ExbD, with amino-acid sequence MALGRSYLNQQIQSSSSVSRSTLAGSQKSAKKTIAASLILTSLVDAFSILVIYLLVNTNSASEMPTPDRIQLPLASQSEIATSGLVVQIVDNHYVVDGERISQKQLLDKLINLKALDTTKEAPSVVIQADRKTGFSAINPVIMMAAQSGVEKLRFAVIQGERAL
- a CDS encoding biopolymer transporter ExbD → MKINGRDLNFELNLLPVISLLAVLICMLLLTTVWVNIGTLDIAQAFGGQTQVERSLQPTLWIEIRESGRVSLRLKDVAKANQSLRQKNFRGVDGQPNWNSISQHIANVTRRITGLKTALILPSANTEYDSVIHLIDQLKATGITDVGIAPL
- a CDS encoding MotA/TolQ/ExbB proton channel family protein, translating into MWLILAVQIVSIAIIAERIYALYIVRAPKQKKIANGLERDIKAGNIENTLRKIARIAPRHAIANVAQAGIEAAKNMGGRNEIQAKMDEVLAHENARLEKRTGFLAMLGNVGTLLGLLGTIVGLIKAFSGVVDQNPVEKAAMLSQGISMAMSTTAYGLIMAIPALIMFAVLQNRANELAEDLNQGSTKIYNWLSFNFDIIENKKTKAVKGK